The region ACTTTTATGACTATGAGTATGTCCCTCCAATTGGCCTATCGGGAGGCTTTGGCATTTGCTAGAAGAAGGGGGTATTTTTCTCTGTGTCCTCAGAAGACAACAACTGAATTATTGGTGTGGTAAAGttcgaccccccccccccccccccctttaccCTATGTACATCGGAATCTTTTTGCTATTTATGGTCCTCCTTCTTTGGTGGGACATGAAGAATTTTGGAATAGAATTGGCAGGGATGTGTTTGACTCCTCTCTCCCATTTTTTACTATGGGTGATCTTAATGGTACCTTGAAGGATAATGAAAGTTGGAACTATTCTAAGCCTGGTAATAcgtcctatttttcctttgacCTCAGGAGAATGGTTGCTGGCTCTAGGTTGGTGGACCTAGGAGCGTCGGGCTCTCCTTTCACATGGAGAAAGAAATGTAGCAATGGGGGAGGGTTAAGTTCCCTGAAACGTGCCAGACTTGATCGCTGTCTTGTTAACCCAGATTGGAGGATCAAATTTCCTAAAGCTCTTGTCACCAACATTCCAACGACATCCTCAGATCACAACcccatttttcttaatttgtttgGAGACAGGGCTAAGCTAAGGAAAGAATTCTGCTACGAAAATTTGTGGTTCAGGGATCCTAGATGTGTTTGGGTGGTTCGAAAATCATGGAGTACTGTTTTCCATAGACATCCTACAAAGAATCTGGAATTAAAGCTTCTTCAAGTGAGGAAATAGTTGTCCCATTAGAATAAAACCCAATTCAAGAGGGTAGGAAACTAGATTGCCGAGGCTAAAAGTAAGTTGCTAATGGCCAAATGCGCTAACTGCCCTGACCCATCCCAAGAGGAGGAAGCAAGGGTGTCTCTTTATGAAGCTCTCATGCCTGAGGAAATTCATTGTAAACAAAAGTCAAGAGTGGGGTGGCTCAAGGATGGGGACAAAAGCACGAATATTTTCCATGCTTCTACAATCATTAGAAGGCAGCACAACTTTATCCATTCCTTAAAACACTCTCAAGACAATTGGGTCTCTTTGAGAAATGACATTGGTTCATGCTTCATCAACAGATTCAAGGAAGCTTTCATTGCTCCAGCTACACTCTTTCCTTTTGACCTTGAGAGCTTGATCCCGAAGAATATCACTGATGTCCAGAACTTGGAGCTCATTCATACTCCGAAAGATTATGAAATCTTAGAAGCATTGAGAGCAATTGATCTGGATAAGGCCTTGGGACCAGACGACTTGCCATCCTCTTTCTATAGACATCATTGGGATACTATTGGAATCAATGTCATCAGTATGGTCAAACATTTTATCGTTGACTCAGAGTTTCCCCAAGCCATGAACAATGCTAATCTAGTCCTCCTGCCCAAAAACGACCAACCGACCTCTACGAATGACTATAGACCAATTTCCCTTTGCAATGTGGCCTACAAGATTATCTCCAAGTTGCTTGTCGATGGATTGAGACCCATCTCTCGGAGTTAACAACTTCAATGCAATACACGTTCATTAGGGGGAGAGTAATCCAAGATAAGTCATTGGTGGCCTAGAGTGTTAAAAGTCATTACCATATCTAGAATGCTCTAAAGTTCTAGAATGTTCTAGAATATACTAAGAAGAACATAAGACATTCTAGAAAGTTCTTGAAGAATCTTataactaattagaaaatatatatagAGTTCTAGAATCATTTAGAAAAAGGtagaaagtagttaaataaattgtAAAGTTAGAAAATTCTAGAAAGATTTGGATGTTTCCTTTGTAGCatataaatacaaatgtaatgtgTGTCCAAGTAAGTAGCAAAGTGAGTGTCCCAAAAATGAGTCTAAGTGAGTACTATATAAGTGTGTCTAAAAAGAGTGTGAGAAAAGTTATTAAGTGAGTGCTCCAAAACAAAGTGTGTAAGTGTTTAGAGTGTGTTGTGATAAAATATTGTATTCAAGTCTTGGTGTAATTACTTTtgtaataataaagtaattacgttttcacgtgttgtggtgttcaacaattggtatcaagagTTAAGGTTGTGAGATCTTTtgaaattctaagtatgctctgtggttgcagcTTTGATTGAACTTCCACATCAGAAAAGATTTCTTGAGATTGTCATCAAGAGAGCTTTCTTAGCGTTGTTTGTTAAGTTTCTTTGAGAGATCGTGTGTGGTTTGGTACTACAAAGTTTGTTGTCAATATCAAGCTTGCTTGGAAAAGATAGAATTTTTTCCAAGCCACGATGGGTGACCTTCAAGTGATTAGTGGAATTAATAACTTAACTATCAAAATTACAACACATGGTCATTGCATATGGAGGCATATCTCCAAGGCCAAGACTTGTGGGAGATCGTTAAAGGCAACGAGGTCACACAAACAGAGGAGGCAGCTGCTCTAAAGAAATTGAAGATTAAAGCTGGAATAGCATTGTTTGCTATTCAGACCACAGTTGAAGATGAAATGTTGGAGCACATCAGGAAATCGAAGACACCGAAGGAAGCACGGGATACTTTCGCATCATTATTCACAAAGAAGAATGATGTGAGATTGCAACTTCTAGAGAATGAGTTTCTCTCTATCACACAACGCGACATGACGATCAACCAGTACTTTACCAAGATAAAATCTCTTTGTCGCGAAATCTCTGCATTAGACTCTTCTGCTAGTATGTCAGACTCCAGAATTAGAAGAATTATTATTCATGGATTAAAAGTTGAATATAGAAGTTTTATTGCTGCAATACAAGGTTGGCCAAGCCAACCTTCTCTTCCTGAATTAGAAAACTTACTAGCTGAACAAGAAGCGTTGGCTAAGCAATTATCTAGAGTCTCGATAAAGAGTGACGACGAAGCACTCTTTAGTAGTAATAAAAAAGGTCGACCCCGGCCAAGTTCTAGCAAAGGTTCTAGAAGATATGATGACAAAGATGGTCATCATGGAAGCTCCCAAACAGGGGGAGCTCAAAAGAAAGACAACCAGGGTGGTCAATTTAAGAGTAACAATAAATTTGATGGTAAATGCTACAACTGTGGGAAGAAAGGCCacattgttaaaaaaatatttgtcAAAGAAGAAAACAGCAGAGGGCAATGTAGTCACGTCAAACGATGGACGAGTAAGCGATGAAGAATGGGACGTTGAAGCATCTTTCGCTGTGGAGGAAGGAGAATTAGCTCTGGCAGTTACTATTCCTGGACCAATCAACTACAATAATGATTGGATAATCGACTCTGGCTGCTCAAATCATATGACAGGGGACAAAGAGAAGTTGCAAAGCATGATCCAGTACAAAGGTGGTCGTGTGGTAGTGATAGCCAATAACTCAAGATTACCGATTGCCCATATCAGTAAAACAAAAATAGTGCCACGATTTAGTACAAGGGAAGTACCACTCCAGGATGTCTACCATGTACCTGGAATGAAGAAAAACTTACTATCAGTAGCGCAACTTACGACATCAGGACACCACGTCGTATTCAGTCCTCATGATGTCAAAATATATCAAGACCTTAAGATCCCTAGAACACCGATGATGAAAGGGCGACGTTTAGAATCTATCTATGTAATGTCATCAGAGTCAGCTTATGTAGACAAGACTCGAAAGAACGAAACAACAAATTTGTGGCCTGCAAGGCTAGGACATGTTAGCTATCATAAACTCAAGGTGATGATGAAGAAATCTATGCTGAAGGGTCTTCCTCAACTCAAAGTTAGAATATAGACTATATGTGTTGGCTGCCAATACGGTAAGGCACATCAATTACCGTATGAAGACTCAAAGTTCAAAGCCAAAGCACCATTGGAGCTAGTCCATTCTGACGTATTCGGGCAAGTCAAGCAACCATTGATTAGCAGCATGCGGTACATGGTTACATTCGTTGAAAACTTCTCACGGTACGTATGGGTGTTCTTTATAAAAGAAAAGTCCGaaactttttcaaaatttaaagaatTCAAAGAAATAGTCGAAGGAGAAGTTGGCAATCAATGTCTGCGAACAGACAATGGTGATGAATACACATTAGATGAATTTTCTTAGTACCTACGAGAGTGCCGCATACGCCATCAATTCACATGTGCCAATACACCACAAGAGAATGGAG is a window of Humulus lupulus chromosome 4, drHumLupu1.1, whole genome shotgun sequence DNA encoding:
- the LOC133832300 gene encoding uncharacterized protein LOC133832300, giving the protein MGDLNGTLKDNESWNYSKPGNTSYFSFDLRRMVAGSRLVDLGASGSPFTWRKKCSNGGGLSSLKRARLDRCLVNPDWRIKFPKALVTNIPTTSSDHNPIFLNLFGDRAKLRKEFCYENLWFRDPRCVWVVRKSWSTVFHRHPTKNLELKLLQVRK